A genome region from Ursus arctos isolate Adak ecotype North America unplaced genomic scaffold, UrsArc2.0 scaffold_18, whole genome shotgun sequence includes the following:
- the LOC113266269 gene encoding olfactory receptor 1G1-like — translation MKPGNHTVSVSEFLLLGLSEQQEQQPLLLGIFLSIYLVTVLGNIVIILAIVSDPHLHTPMYFFLANFSLTDLCLASTTVPRMLVNIQANRKTITYTGCLSQIYFFLWFIGLDVFLLAAMAYDRLVAICHPLHYTLVMTPRCCILLLVISLILTQSYSLTHTILLAQLSFCTDNIIPHFFCELVPLLKLSCSNTYVNQCVLIYWGGALTILIPLLIIVSYVRIMAAIVRVPSASGKWKAFSTCSSHLSAVCLFYVSAIGVYFIPSSAKSASKDRIAAVMYAVVTPMLNPFIYSLRNKDMKSALGRLLSGRVL, via the coding sequence ATGAAACCAGGAAACCACACAGTAAGTGTCTCTGAATTTCTCCTCCTGGGCCTGTCTGAGCAGCAGGAACAGCAACCCCTCCTCCTTGGAATCTTCCTGAGCATATACCTGGTCACTGTGCTGGGCAATATTGTCATCATCCTGGCCATTGTCTCTGATccacacctccacacccccatgtacttcttcctggccaacttCTCCCTCACTGACCTGTGTTTAGCATCTACCACAGTCCCCAGGATGCTGGTGAACATCCAGGCAAATAGGAAAACCATCACCTACACTGGATGCCTATCTCAGATCTACTTCTTCCTATGGTTCATTGGTCTAGATGTTTTCCTCCTGGCAGCGATGGCATATGACCGGCTTGTGGCTATCTGCCATCCCCTTCACTACACCTTGGTCATGACTCCCAGATGCTGTATTCTGCTATTGGTCATATCCCTAATTCTCACTCAATCATACTCTCTGACCCACACCATTCTCCTTGCTCAGTTATCCTTCTGCACTGACAACATCATCCCCCACTTCTTTTGTGAACTTGTCCCCCTGTTGAAGCTCTCCTGTTCCAATACTTATGTCAACCAGTGTGTGCTAATATACTGGGGAGGGGCATTAACCATCCTGATCCCCTTGCTAATTATCGTTTCTTATGTCCGCATTATGGCTGCCATTGTGAGAGTCCCATCAGCAAGTGGGAAGTGgaaggccttctccacctgcagCTCCCATCTCTCAGCAGTTTGCTTGTTCTATGTGTCTGCTATTGGGGTGTACTTCATTCCCTCCTCTGCTAAGTCAGCCAGCAAAGACAGGATTGCAGCAGTGATGTATGCTGTGGTGACCCCCATGCtgaatccattcatctatagCCTGAGAAACAAAGACATGAAGAGTGCCTTGGGGAGACTCCTGAGTGGAAGAGTGCTGTGA